From the genome of Streptomyces sp. NBC_01116, one region includes:
- a CDS encoding glutathione S-transferase family protein — protein MNGTTADSGGADSAGSDGNTSYGHKPFKRSRSHFADRITADGRDGWPVEPGRYRLVVSRACPWASRALVSRRLLGLEDALSLAVADPIQDDRSWRFTLDPGGADPVLGIRYLSEAYDARERGYPGGVSVPAIVDVPSGKLVTNDYQRITLDLATEWTALHRPGAPDLYPEPLRDEIDEVMEGVYRDVNNGVYRAGFASSQEEYEEAYAALFRRLDLVSARLADRRYLVGDTITEADIRLFTTLVRFDAVYHGHFKCNRNKLTEDPVLWGYVRDLYQTPGFGDTVDFDHIKRHYYQVHTGINPTGIVPVGPDLSGWTAPHHREQLGGRPFGDGTPPGPVPPGERVTPVTAP, from the coding sequence ATGAACGGCACGACAGCGGACAGCGGCGGAGCGGACAGCGCCGGGAGCGACGGCAACACCTCCTACGGCCACAAGCCGTTCAAGCGGTCCCGGAGCCACTTCGCCGACCGGATCACCGCCGACGGACGCGACGGCTGGCCCGTGGAACCTGGCCGCTACCGGCTCGTCGTGAGCCGCGCGTGCCCCTGGGCGAGCCGCGCCCTGGTCTCCCGGCGGCTCCTCGGCCTGGAGGACGCGCTGTCGCTCGCCGTCGCCGACCCCATCCAGGACGACCGCAGCTGGCGGTTCACCCTCGACCCGGGCGGCGCGGACCCGGTCCTCGGCATCCGCTATCTGAGCGAGGCCTACGACGCCCGGGAGCGCGGTTATCCCGGCGGTGTCAGCGTGCCCGCGATCGTGGACGTACCGAGCGGGAAGCTGGTCACCAACGACTACCAGCGGATCACCCTCGACCTCGCCACCGAATGGACCGCCCTGCACCGGCCCGGCGCCCCCGACCTCTACCCCGAACCGCTGCGCGACGAGATCGACGAGGTCATGGAGGGCGTCTACCGGGACGTCAACAACGGCGTGTACCGCGCGGGGTTCGCCAGCTCCCAGGAGGAGTACGAGGAGGCGTACGCAGCCCTGTTCCGCCGCCTCGACCTGGTCTCCGCCCGCCTCGCGGACCGCCGCTACCTGGTCGGCGACACCATCACCGAGGCCGACATCCGCCTCTTCACCACCCTGGTCCGCTTCGACGCCGTCTACCACGGCCACTTCAAGTGCAACCGGAACAAGCTGACCGAGGACCCCGTCCTGTGGGGTTACGTGCGCGACCTCTACCAGACGCCCGGATTCGGCGACACGGTCGACTTCGACCACATCAAGCGGCACTACTACCAGGTGCACACGGGTATCAACCCCACCGGCATCGTCCCCGTCGGCCCCGACCTCTCCGGCTGGACCGCTCCGCACCACCGCGAACAGCTCGGCGGGCGCCCGTTCGGCGACGGCACACCCCCGGGGCCCGTGCCCCCGGGCGAGCGGGTCACCCCCGTGACCGCCCCCTGA
- a CDS encoding ROK family protein: MKRPSVPVRRPVPLRRSDIPAAGPARRVSGTGSVLGAILDHGPVARSNVARLTGLSPAAVTGHVGQLLARGLVREGQGTAGPKGLGRPHIPVEIDTGRYLVAGAHVAVAHSTVSLMDLRGRIVAEDRQPHALGATGPYATVPGRSPRGLSSGPALLRDLADRLSRLVGTHAAGRTVLALGFATGHRVDPAAGVVVDHPHLGWRNVPVRAILETATGLPVHVDSHSRALARAEQLFGEASTRVSTVLLFVGAVVDAAFASSGSMHLGPRSGTGSVAHLPLGSGGSGGAEPCSCGRAGCLQSEVSERAMVRRAADQGLFVGTFAELLDGALAGDERALGLFRRRALLVGRAAALLLDMFDPEVLVVVEPGAGRIPACLADLRAEVARRSWVCDDPERAVVPSSFTGSVLATAGGAVALGALYDDPLGPWPALPAVS, encoded by the coding sequence GTGAAGCGTCCATCCGTGCCCGTCCGCCGCCCCGTCCCGCTGCGCCGCTCGGACATCCCGGCGGCAGGCCCCGCCCGCCGGGTGTCCGGCACCGGTTCCGTGCTGGGCGCGATCCTCGACCACGGGCCCGTCGCCCGGTCCAACGTCGCCCGGCTCACCGGCCTCTCCCCGGCCGCGGTGACCGGCCACGTCGGGCAGCTGCTGGCGCGCGGGCTCGTCCGGGAGGGCCAGGGGACCGCCGGGCCCAAGGGGCTCGGCCGCCCCCACATCCCCGTCGAGATCGACACCGGCCGCTATCTGGTCGCCGGGGCCCATGTCGCCGTCGCGCACTCCACCGTCTCGCTGATGGATCTGCGCGGCCGGATCGTCGCCGAGGACCGCCAACCGCACGCCCTCGGGGCGACGGGGCCCTACGCCACCGTCCCCGGCCGGTCCCCGCGCGGCCTCTCCAGCGGGCCGGCCCTGCTGCGCGACCTCGCCGACCGGCTGTCCCGCCTCGTCGGGACGCACGCCGCCGGCCGGACCGTGCTCGCCCTCGGCTTCGCCACGGGGCACCGGGTGGACCCCGCCGCCGGAGTCGTCGTCGACCATCCGCACCTGGGCTGGCGGAACGTACCGGTGCGCGCGATCCTCGAAACCGCCACCGGCCTTCCCGTCCATGTGGACAGCCACTCACGGGCGTTGGCCCGCGCCGAGCAGCTCTTCGGCGAGGCCTCGACCCGGGTCAGCACGGTCCTGCTCTTCGTCGGGGCCGTCGTGGACGCCGCGTTCGCCAGCTCGGGGAGCATGCACCTGGGACCTCGCTCCGGAACGGGCAGCGTGGCCCATCTGCCCTTGGGATCGGGCGGATCGGGTGGGGCCGAGCCCTGTTCGTGCGGCCGCGCCGGCTGCCTCCAGTCGGAGGTATCCGAGCGGGCCATGGTGCGCCGGGCCGCCGACCAGGGCCTGTTCGTCGGCACGTTCGCCGAACTGCTCGACGGCGCCCTGGCCGGGGACGAGCGGGCCCTCGGGCTCTTCCGCCGCCGCGCCCTGCTCGTCGGCCGGGCGGCGGCCCTGCTGCTGGACATGTTCGACCCGGAGGTCCTCGTGGTCGTCGAACCGGGAGCGGGCCGCATACCGGCGTGCCTGGCGGATCTGCGGGCGGAGGTGGCGAGGCGCTCCTGGGTCTGCGACGACCCCGAACGGGCCGTGGTGCCGAGCAGCTTCACCGGATCGGTGCTGGCCACCGCGGGCGGCGCGGTGGCGCTCGGCGCCCTGTACGACGACCCGCTGGGACCCTGGCCCGCGCTGCCCGCGGTGTCGTGA
- a CDS encoding MFS transporter, which produces MARSAAHPGPAGGEAAPDGPDPRRWRALAVCLVAGFMTLLDVSIVNVALPSIREGLNTPESDLQWVLSGYALAFGLFLIPAGRLGDARGRRAVFMAGLALFTLASAACGAAQSSMWLVIARLVQGIAGGLISPQISALIQQMFSGRERGRAFGMFGTVVGISTAVGPLLGGLLIQAAGPDHGWRWVFYVNLPLGAVCLLLAHRLLPDTPSAGRVRPRDLDPVGVVLLGAGVLALLLPFVQAQQWPGNAKWLLLVLAGALLAAFVAWESRCTGGRIHPVLDLSLFRLRSFWLGCLLILLYFAGFTSIFFVTTLYLQSGLGYSALLAGLAITPFALGSGVAASIGGRLVGRFGRPLVVAGLAMVALGLAGTALAVHLVPGKEAGWAMAAPLLLAGLGSGLVIAPNQTLTLAEVPVDRAGSAGGTLQTGQRVGSAIGIAAVGAVFFAQVGPDGWADAYDHGLVVSVAFVLAALIVALAEVGADRRGRRRTAHEPSDASRSAV; this is translated from the coding sequence ATGGCACGGAGCGCGGCGCATCCCGGGCCGGCCGGGGGCGAAGCCGCCCCGGACGGACCCGACCCCCGGCGTTGGCGGGCCCTGGCCGTCTGCCTGGTGGCGGGCTTCATGACCCTGCTGGACGTCTCCATCGTCAACGTGGCCCTCCCCTCGATCCGGGAGGGACTGAACACCCCCGAGTCCGACCTCCAATGGGTGCTCTCCGGCTACGCCCTCGCCTTCGGGCTCTTCCTCATCCCCGCCGGACGCCTGGGCGACGCGCGGGGCCGCCGGGCGGTCTTCATGGCGGGGCTCGCCCTCTTCACCCTGGCCTCCGCGGCCTGCGGGGCCGCCCAGTCCAGCATGTGGCTGGTGATCGCCCGTCTGGTGCAGGGCATCGCGGGCGGTCTGATCTCCCCGCAGATCTCCGCCCTGATCCAGCAGATGTTCTCCGGGCGCGAGCGCGGCCGGGCCTTCGGCATGTTCGGCACCGTCGTCGGCATCTCCACGGCCGTGGGCCCGCTGCTCGGCGGCCTGCTCATCCAGGCCGCCGGACCCGACCACGGCTGGCGCTGGGTCTTCTACGTCAACCTCCCGCTCGGCGCCGTCTGCCTCCTGCTCGCCCACCGGCTGCTCCCGGACACCCCGTCCGCCGGCCGGGTGCGGCCACGCGACCTGGACCCGGTGGGCGTCGTCCTGCTCGGGGCCGGGGTGCTGGCGCTGCTGCTGCCGTTCGTCCAGGCCCAGCAGTGGCCCGGAAACGCGAAGTGGCTGCTCCTCGTCCTGGCCGGGGCGCTGCTCGCCGCGTTCGTGGCCTGGGAGTCGCGCTGCACGGGCGGACGCATCCACCCGGTCCTGGACCTGTCGCTGTTCCGGCTGCGCTCCTTCTGGCTGGGCTGCCTGCTGATCCTGCTCTACTTCGCCGGGTTCACCTCGATCTTCTTCGTCACGACCCTCTACCTCCAGTCCGGCCTGGGCTACTCCGCCCTCCTGGCCGGACTCGCCATCACCCCCTTCGCCCTCGGCTCCGGCGTCGCCGCGTCCATCGGCGGCCGGCTCGTCGGGCGCTTCGGCCGCCCCCTCGTGGTGGCGGGCCTGGCCATGGTCGCGCTCGGCCTCGCCGGAACCGCGCTCGCCGTCCACCTGGTCCCCGGCAAGGAGGCGGGCTGGGCCATGGCCGCCCCGCTGCTCCTCGCCGGTCTCGGCAGCGGCCTGGTCATCGCCCCGAACCAGACCCTGACCCTCGCGGAGGTGCCGGTGGACCGGGCCGGAAGCGCCGGGGGCACCCTGCAGACCGGCCAGCGGGTCGGCTCCGCGATCGGGATCGCCGCCGTCGGCGCGGTGTTCTTCGCCCAGGTCGGCCCGGACGGCTGGGCCGACGCCTACGACCACGGGCTCGTCGTGTCCGTCGCCTTCGTACTGGCTGCCCTGATCGTGGCGCTGGCCGAGGTGGGCGCCGACCGGCGGGGCAGACGACGTACAGCACACGAACCGAGCGACGCATCGAGGAGCGCGGTATGA
- a CDS encoding LLM class flavin-dependent oxidoreductase, whose translation MSSARPRKQLHLNAFLMSTGHHEASWRLPESPAEANSDIDHYKNLARIAERGRLDSLFLADSPVLMGDPGRRPAAKLEPTVLLTALAGATEHIGLIATASTSYNEPYNLARRFASLDHVSGGRAGWNIVTTAGADAARNFGLDDTPPHRERYRRAAEFVEVSTKLWDSWADDAVVADKAKGVHALAERVRAIGHRGEFFRVDGPLNVQRPPQGYPLLVQAGSSEDGKDFAARYAEAVFTAQQTLEEGIAFYRDVKARAAAHGRDPGSVKILPGIVPVIGDTEAEAHELDAELDRLIVPEYAKRQLALSLRIAPDDLDLDAELPDDIPTEEEIEGAKSRYTLIVELARREHLTVRQLIGRLGGGRGHRTFAGTAEQVADTIEHWYDSGAADGFNIMPAVLPSGLEIFVDRVVPILQERGLFRTEYTGSTLREHYGLPRPANRLFDAVGAPEQLVEESAA comes from the coding sequence ATGTCCTCCGCCCGACCCCGCAAGCAGCTCCATCTCAACGCCTTCCTCATGTCCACCGGACACCACGAGGCGTCCTGGCGGCTCCCCGAGAGTCCCGCCGAGGCCAACTCCGACATCGACCACTACAAGAACCTCGCCCGCATCGCCGAACGCGGCCGTCTCGACTCGCTGTTCCTCGCCGACAGCCCGGTCCTGATGGGTGACCCCGGGCGCCGGCCCGCCGCCAAACTGGAGCCCACCGTCCTGCTCACCGCGCTCGCCGGGGCCACCGAGCACATCGGGCTCATCGCCACCGCCTCCACCAGCTACAACGAGCCCTACAACCTGGCCCGCAGATTCGCCTCGCTGGACCACGTCTCCGGCGGCCGGGCCGGCTGGAACATCGTCACCACCGCCGGGGCCGACGCCGCCCGCAACTTCGGCCTGGACGACACTCCGCCGCACCGCGAGCGCTACCGCCGCGCCGCCGAGTTCGTGGAGGTCTCCACCAAGCTGTGGGACAGCTGGGCGGACGACGCCGTCGTCGCCGACAAGGCGAAGGGCGTCCACGCACTCGCCGAACGGGTCCGTGCCATCGGCCACCGGGGCGAGTTCTTCCGCGTCGACGGGCCCCTCAACGTCCAGCGTCCGCCGCAGGGTTACCCCTTGCTCGTGCAGGCCGGGTCCAGCGAGGACGGAAAGGACTTCGCCGCCCGGTACGCCGAGGCCGTGTTCACCGCGCAGCAGACCCTGGAGGAGGGCATCGCCTTCTACCGGGACGTCAAGGCGCGGGCGGCGGCCCACGGCCGGGACCCCGGCTCCGTCAAGATCCTGCCCGGCATCGTTCCCGTCATCGGCGACACCGAGGCCGAGGCGCACGAGCTGGACGCCGAGCTGGACCGCCTCATCGTCCCCGAGTACGCGAAGCGGCAGCTCGCCCTGAGCCTGAGGATCGCCCCGGACGACCTCGACCTCGACGCCGAACTCCCCGACGACATCCCGACCGAGGAAGAGATCGAGGGCGCCAAGAGCCGCTACACGCTCATCGTGGAGCTGGCCCGCCGCGAGCACCTGACCGTACGGCAGCTCATCGGGCGGCTCGGCGGCGGACGCGGCCATCGCACCTTCGCCGGCACCGCCGAACAGGTCGCCGACACCATCGAGCACTGGTACGACAGCGGGGCCGCCGACGGCTTCAACATCATGCCCGCGGTGCTCCCCTCGGGCCTGGAGATCTTCGTCGACCGGGTGGTCCCGATCCTCCAGGAACGCGGCCTGTTCCGCACCGAGTACACCGGCTCGACCCTCCGCGAGCACTACGGCCTGCCGCGCCCCGCCAACCGCCTCTTCGACGCCGTCGGCGCCCCGGAGCAGCTCGTCGAGGAGAGTGCCGCATGA
- a CDS encoding VOC family protein, whose protein sequence is MTVEKTSVLVLDCAEPMELAEFYAGLLDAEIRIGSDPDFVEIVGNDGVRLAIRRDHGYAPPSWPRPEDSQQAHLRILVASENIDEAEREAIGLGARPVDTGDSNSGPRDVRVYGDPAGHSFSLAVYPLRQG, encoded by the coding sequence ATGACTGTGGAGAAAACGAGCGTCCTCGTCCTTGACTGTGCCGAACCGATGGAGCTGGCCGAGTTCTACGCCGGTCTGCTCGACGCGGAGATACGGATAGGCTCCGACCCCGATTTCGTCGAGATCGTCGGCAACGACGGCGTCCGGCTGGCGATCCGCCGCGACCACGGCTACGCCCCGCCGAGCTGGCCGCGCCCGGAGGACTCCCAGCAGGCGCATCTGCGGATCCTGGTCGCCTCCGAGAACATCGACGAGGCCGAGCGGGAGGCGATCGGGCTGGGGGCCCGGCCCGTCGACACCGGCGACAGCAACAGCGGCCCCCGGGACGTGCGGGTGTACGGGGACCCGGCGGGCCACTCGTTCTCGCTGGCGGTCTACCCGCTGCGGCAGGGCTGA
- a CDS encoding ABC transporter ATP-binding protein gives MATHPGGLITQAPPAVRTTRLVRRFGDRTVLKELDLTVAPGEFTALLGRSGSGKSTLLRAVARLDHTVEGSGELVVPERVSLSFQDSRLLPWLRVLDNVTLGLRGPAARERGLTALEEVGLAGRDRSWPHELSGGEQQRAALARALVREPELLLADEPFGALDALTRIKMHGLLRELYERHRPAVLLVTHDVDEAVELADRVLVLEDGLISVDLAIDLPTPRSRRDPRFQEYRDTLLTALGVARSPLPTTA, from the coding sequence ATGGCGACGCACCCTGGCGGGCTGATCACCCAGGCCCCGCCCGCCGTCCGCACGACCCGGCTGGTACGGAGGTTCGGCGACCGGACGGTTCTGAAGGAGCTGGACCTGACGGTGGCGCCGGGGGAGTTCACCGCTCTCCTCGGCCGCAGCGGCTCGGGCAAGTCGACCCTGCTGCGGGCCGTCGCCCGGCTCGACCACACCGTCGAAGGGTCCGGTGAGCTCGTGGTCCCCGAACGGGTGTCCCTCTCGTTCCAGGACTCCCGGCTGCTGCCCTGGCTCCGCGTCCTGGACAACGTGACCCTCGGGCTGCGCGGCCCCGCCGCCCGCGAACGCGGACTGACCGCCCTGGAGGAGGTGGGGCTGGCCGGCCGGGACCGCTCCTGGCCGCACGAGCTCTCCGGCGGCGAGCAGCAGCGCGCGGCACTAGCCCGCGCGCTGGTCCGGGAACCCGAACTCCTGCTGGCCGACGAGCCGTTCGGGGCGCTCGACGCCCTGACCCGGATCAAGATGCACGGCCTGCTGCGCGAGCTGTACGAGCGCCACCGCCCCGCGGTCCTCCTGGTCACCCATGACGTGGACGAGGCCGTCGAGCTCGCCGACCGGGTCCTGGTCCTGGAGGACGGGCTGATCTCCGTCGACCTCGCCATCGACCTGCCGACCCCGCGCTCCCGCCGGGACCCCCGCTTCCAGGAGTACCGCGACACCCTGCTCACCGCGCTCGGGGTGGCTCGGTCCCCGCTGCCGACGACGGCCTGA
- a CDS encoding flavin reductase family protein, producing the protein MLTITVPSYAPAYAPDRFKQVFRRYPAGVVVVTADSGRGPVGFTATSLASLSLDPPLVSYGIGASASSWPHVEAAASTVVNFLGADQESLARTFATSGIDRFAAPTAWRRLPEGEPVLDGVAGWLRLETERIVPAGDHRIVIARVTESWLDEDRAPLLFHDGAYHSL; encoded by the coding sequence ATGTTGACCATCACCGTGCCTTCCTATGCCCCCGCCTACGCCCCCGACCGTTTCAAGCAGGTGTTCCGCCGCTATCCGGCGGGCGTGGTCGTCGTCACCGCCGACTCCGGCCGCGGACCGGTCGGGTTCACCGCCACCTCGCTCGCCTCGCTCTCCCTGGACCCGCCGCTGGTCTCGTACGGCATCGGCGCCTCGGCCTCCTCCTGGCCCCATGTCGAGGCGGCGGCATCCACCGTCGTCAACTTCCTGGGCGCCGACCAGGAATCACTCGCCCGCACCTTCGCCACCAGCGGCATCGACCGGTTCGCCGCACCCACCGCCTGGCGGCGGTTGCCGGAGGGCGAGCCGGTGCTCGACGGAGTGGCCGGCTGGCTGCGCCTGGAGACCGAGCGGATCGTGCCCGCCGGCGACCACCGGATCGTCATCGCCCGGGTCACCGAGTCCTGGCTCGACGAGGACCGGGCCCCGCTGCTGTTCCACGACGGCGCCTACCACTCCCTCTGA
- a CDS encoding glycoside hydrolase family 5 protein yields the protein MHQRTTPPTGTAATTGRRRMARKALLAASALGVVTALMAPVRAGAAPAPASSPTAAAPTAATPLAANGQLSVCGRQLCNDSGQAVALNGMSTHGTQWYAQCVTDGSLNALAQDWRADVLRVSTYVQEGGYETDPAGFTARAQKFIDAAHARGMYAVIDWHMLSPGDPNANLARAKTFFTAMAKKYKNHPGVLYEIANEPSGVSWSGIKSYAEQIIPVIRAQDPDAVVLVGTRAWSSFGVSEGSNESEVVNNPVRASNIMYTFHFYAASHREEYLSALDRASDKLPVFVTEFGTQNYAGEGANDFAMSQRYLDLMKRKKISWTNWNYSDDHRSGAVFKTGTCNGTTWTGTGVLKEAGVWIRDRIRQ from the coding sequence ATGCACCAGCGCACCACGCCCCCCACCGGCACCGCCGCCACGACCGGTCGCCGCAGGATGGCCCGCAAGGCCCTGCTCGCCGCGTCCGCGCTCGGCGTCGTCACCGCACTGATGGCCCCCGTCCGCGCGGGAGCCGCCCCGGCCCCCGCCTCCTCCCCCACAGCCGCCGCACCCACGGCCGCCACCCCGCTCGCCGCCAACGGACAGCTCTCCGTCTGCGGCCGTCAGCTCTGCAACGACTCCGGCCAGGCCGTCGCCCTCAACGGCATGAGCACGCACGGCACCCAGTGGTACGCCCAGTGCGTCACGGACGGATCACTCAACGCCCTGGCCCAGGACTGGCGCGCCGACGTACTGCGCGTCTCCACCTACGTACAGGAGGGCGGGTACGAGACCGACCCGGCCGGATTCACCGCCCGTGCGCAGAAGTTCATCGACGCGGCGCACGCACGCGGCATGTACGCGGTCATCGACTGGCACATGCTCTCCCCGGGCGACCCGAACGCGAACCTGGCGCGGGCGAAGACCTTCTTCACCGCGATGGCGAAGAAGTACAAGAACCACCCGGGTGTGCTCTACGAGATCGCCAACGAGCCCTCGGGGGTGAGCTGGTCGGGCATCAAGTCGTACGCCGAGCAGATCATCCCGGTGATCCGGGCCCAGGACCCCGACGCGGTGGTCCTGGTCGGGACGCGCGCCTGGTCCTCCTTCGGCGTCTCCGAGGGCTCCAACGAGTCGGAGGTCGTGAACAACCCCGTCCGCGCCTCGAACATCATGTACACCTTCCACTTCTACGCGGCCTCGCACCGCGAGGAGTACCTGAGCGCGCTCGACCGGGCCTCCGACAAACTGCCCGTATTCGTGACCGAGTTCGGCACGCAGAACTACGCGGGCGAGGGCGCCAACGACTTCGCCATGTCGCAGCGCTACCTCGATCTGATGAAGCGCAAGAAGATCTCGTGGACCAACTGGAACTACTCCGACGACCACCGTTCCGGAGCCGTCTTCAAGACCGGCACCTGCAACGGGACCACCTGGACGGGGACCGGGGTCCTGAAGGAGGCCGGGGTCTGGATCCGCGACCGCATCCGCCAGTGA
- a CDS encoding ABC transporter permease produces MTDLLPTARSGPAPLIKGAPAEETAHRAVPAVARGTRRRLGPGRPVPFGRLIGPVLLVALWWAASASGHLDPRILSGPGSVLSTAADLVATGRLQDNVLISLQRAGLGLLFGVTAGVVLAVTAGLSRSGEYLLDGPLQIKRAIPSLAMLPLLILWLGIGEQMKVTVIALGVAVNMYINTYASLTSIDSRYVELAEGLDLGRAQFLRKVVVPGSLPGFFVGLRLGVTSSWLGLIVVEQINSTSGIGYMMFQAQQYAQSDVIIVGLVAYGIFGFASDAGVRAIERKVLSWRRTLAG; encoded by the coding sequence ATGACCGACCTGCTGCCCACCGCCCGCTCCGGCCCCGCCCCGCTCATCAAGGGCGCGCCCGCCGAGGAGACCGCTCACCGGGCGGTGCCCGCGGTCGCCCGCGGCACCCGCAGACGGCTCGGCCCCGGGCGGCCGGTCCCCTTCGGCCGGCTCATCGGCCCCGTCCTGCTCGTCGCCCTGTGGTGGGCGGCCTCGGCCTCCGGCCACCTGGACCCGCGCATCCTGTCCGGACCGGGCAGCGTCCTCTCCACCGCCGCCGACCTGGTCGCGACCGGGCGGCTCCAGGACAACGTCCTCATCTCCCTCCAGCGCGCCGGACTCGGCCTCCTCTTCGGCGTCACCGCCGGGGTGGTCCTCGCGGTCACGGCCGGGCTCAGCCGCAGCGGGGAGTACCTGCTCGACGGGCCCCTCCAGATCAAGCGCGCCATCCCCTCGCTCGCCATGCTGCCGCTGCTGATCCTCTGGCTCGGCATCGGCGAACAGATGAAGGTCACGGTGATCGCGCTCGGCGTCGCGGTCAACATGTACATCAACACCTACGCCTCGCTGACCTCCATCGACAGCCGGTACGTGGAGCTCGCCGAGGGGCTCGACCTCGGCCGCGCCCAGTTCCTGCGCAAGGTCGTCGTCCCCGGTTCGCTGCCCGGCTTCTTCGTCGGCCTGCGGCTCGGCGTCACCTCCTCCTGGCTCGGCCTGATCGTCGTCGAGCAGATCAACTCCACCAGCGGCATCGGCTACATGATGTTCCAGGCCCAGCAGTACGCCCAGTCCGACGTGATCATCGTGGGCCTGGTCGCCTACGGGATCTTCGGCTTCGCCTCCGACGCGGGAGTGCGCGCGATCGAAAGGAAGGTCCTGTCATGGCGACGCACCCTGGCGGGCTGA
- a CDS encoding ABC transporter substrate-binding protein → MPRHQTHDPSAIARTVGRRSILALATGTVLGLAGCSPGVKTVASSEPTGKLPSGAPPPGTKLTVAVRTTRLQLGPAGLEKDVGFTVSAWPNLSAGPDIIQGFRAQSIDLAANAGIPPIQAKAIGVETRIVAIQVRPRPIYTFATAPGSSIASAADFRGRKIGFSQGQAQGVVVLRALKEAGLKNSDVELVALPSTQFLTALQSGQVDVAPLGEPTLTKYLDQYGKDGATGLTTDVVDLLTVLWAPVEVLNDPARAAAVRSFVPLWAKGLVWAWENPAEWIDTYYVKDQGVSEADGRRIVSSLHQPQFPVSWDKAVAWEQETADLLAEGGFVPKQDVSDLFDRRFEGLAAASVPAAYRETS, encoded by the coding sequence ATGCCTCGTCACCAGACCCACGACCCTTCCGCCATTGCCCGGACCGTGGGCCGCAGGTCCATTCTCGCCCTCGCCACCGGAACGGTTCTCGGCCTCGCCGGCTGCTCCCCGGGGGTCAAGACCGTGGCCAGTTCCGAGCCCACCGGGAAACTCCCCTCGGGAGCTCCGCCGCCGGGCACGAAACTGACCGTCGCCGTCCGCACGACCCGTCTTCAGCTCGGACCCGCGGGCCTGGAAAAGGATGTGGGATTCACCGTTTCCGCATGGCCGAACCTCAGCGCGGGGCCCGACATCATCCAGGGATTCCGGGCGCAGTCGATCGACCTCGCCGCCAATGCCGGAATTCCCCCGATCCAGGCCAAGGCCATCGGCGTGGAAACGAGGATCGTGGCTATACAGGTCCGGCCGCGGCCCATCTACACCTTCGCGACGGCCCCCGGCTCCTCCATCGCCTCGGCAGCCGACTTCCGGGGCAGAAAGATCGGCTTCTCGCAGGGCCAGGCCCAGGGCGTCGTCGTGCTGCGCGCACTGAAGGAGGCCGGGCTGAAGAACAGCGACGTCGAACTCGTCGCCCTGCCCAGCACCCAGTTCCTCACCGCCCTGCAGTCCGGTCAGGTGGACGTGGCCCCGCTGGGCGAGCCGACCCTCACCAAGTACCTCGACCAGTACGGCAAGGACGGTGCCACCGGCCTCACGACCGACGTCGTGGACCTGCTCACCGTGTTGTGGGCCCCGGTGGAGGTCCTGAACGACCCCGCCAGGGCCGCCGCCGTCCGCAGCTTCGTCCCGCTGTGGGCCAAGGGCCTGGTCTGGGCGTGGGAGAACCCCGCCGAGTGGATCGACACGTACTACGTGAAGGACCAGGGCGTCTCCGAGGCCGACGGCCGGCGCATCGTCTCCTCCCTCCACCAGCCGCAGTTCCCCGTCAGCTGGGACAAGGCCGTCGCGTGGGAGCAGGAGACCGCCGATCTGCTGGCCGAGGGCGGGTTCGTGCCGAAGCAGGACGTCTCCGACCTCTTCGACCGCCGCTTCGAGGGCCTGGCAGCCGCGTCCGTACCCGCCGCGTACCGGGAGACGTCATGA